In Penaeus monodon isolate SGIC_2016 chromosome 41, NSTDA_Pmon_1, whole genome shotgun sequence, a single genomic region encodes these proteins:
- the LOC119598239 gene encoding dentin sialophosphoprotein-like: protein MDAPSTSGTTATNATQKPKIDPLQLLKCLSILLNLRGGIKGLDDVPRVKGLMAKYSKKLVSKCIYLNILQATDIPFLDAFYEEGGWELVGAWLQEAVGSRNWPLAGQVLTLLDTSPMTVTRLKRTTTPKLVKELSRECPSEDVQNTAKQLVHKWMEVVRQGDGTAAGVGLGSACAGDDDDERAGSADAAPFQQEDVAMVDLTSPDPEDEDKGESGPSQTPQTGSRESSLGEGGDASSSLDCQDESSNASTESDTTPAPTTPIRITIRSGSQVLAKVSSQRLSQDSTDSDDNKPLSVIKQEVEKARQARKALEAEKASAGAASATSSTPAAAPTATTTTSLSAPAGDEAGAGSTATTSSETNDVQPNGAEGATAEGAAASGTTPTVHTIVTFTGGLSSTTSPAAAQPTAAAEEAGGEAGGEAASKEADEAKGVNGEDEGKGSDTANGEGEEDTAKDGGKDVKVDNKDMNGASADSDAQLSSESKDVVDSKSKSESKEKDKDKEKKSSREKEKERDRKSKDSEKDKKKEKEKEKSRSSKSSSSSKSEKEKSSRDRHRSSSSSSKDKDKDRRDKDRSKSSSSSRDKKSSSRDKEKERERSREKEKEREKERKNKEKQESEDKATLEKVKPHSADGLAKIPRKQASFLDALGSADSELNEAKKPSVKTYKSRGFRNTGLLDEPTKLPGVAGKKPAGAEKKGVVGGLAGGSALSPSGGLKRPSPLDDLPSSQPDKRVRSSVSSSPLNADKPGGVKLISPKRRKWKEDARRYLRCFQGVAHSSLFLSCSPFLIHLFFSFCSCFLGFQCLVRNISYRSHLVGGLWLKYE, encoded by the exons ATGGATGCGCCCTCGACGAGTGGAACGACGGCGACCAACGCAACACAGAAG CCCAAGATCGACCCTCTGCAGCTGCTGAAATGTCTTAGCATCCTGCTTAATCTGCGAGGCGGGATCAAAGGCCTGGACGATGTGCCGCGGGTCAAAGG GTTGATGGCTAAGTACTCCAAGAAGCTGGTGAGCAAATGCATCTACCTGAACATCTTGCAAGCAACGGACATCCCCTTTCTGGACGC GTTCTACGAGGAAGGCGGCTGGGAGCTGGTGGGCGCGTGGCTGCAGGAGGCGGTCGGCTCGAGGAATTGGCCGCTGGCTGGGCAGGTGCTGACGCTGCTCGACACCTCGCCGATGACGGTCACGAGGCTCAAGAGGACCACCACGCCCAAGCTGGTCAAGGAGCTGTCTAGGGAGTGCCCTAGCGAAG ATGTACAAAACACGGCCAAGCAGTTGGTGCACAAGTGGATGGAGGTGGTGCGGCAGGGGGACGGCACCGCGGCCGGCGTGGGGCTCGGCAGCGCCTGCGCcggggacgacgacgacgagagaGCTGGCAGCGCGGACGCGGCGCCCTTCCAGCAGGAGGATGTGGCCATGGTCGACCTGACCTCGCCCGACCCCGAGGACGAGGACAAGGGCGAGTCGGGGCCCTCGCAGACGCCCCAGACCGGCTCCAGGGAGTCGTCGCTGGGCGAGGGCGGCGACGCCAGCTCCTCCCTCGACTGCCAGGACGAGTCGTCCAACGCCTCCACGGAGAGCGACACGACGCCCGCGCCCACCACGCCCATCCGCATCACGATCCGCAGCGGGTCGCAGGTGCTGGCCAAGGTGTCGTCGCAGCGCCTGAGCCAGGACTCCACCGACAGCGACGACAACAAGCCCTTGAGTGTGATCAAGCAGGAGGTGGAGAAGGCCCGGCAGGCGCGGAAGGCGCTGGAGGCGGAGAAGGCCTCGGCGGGAGCGGCCTCAGCTACCTCAAGCACGCCCGCCGCGGCGCCCACAGCTACCACAACTACCTCGCTCTCCGCCCCAGCCGGTGACGAGGCCGGGGCCGGCAGCACAGCCACTACCTCTTCAGAGACCAATGATGTCCAGCCCAACGGTGCCGAGGGCGCCACCGCAGAGGGCGCCGCCGCGTCAGGGACCACGCCCACAGTGCACACCATCGTGACCTTTACGGGAGGGCTGTCCAGCACTACCTCGCCCGCCGCCGCGCAGCCGACCGCGGCGGCCGAGGAGGCGGGCGGCGAGGCGGGCGGCGAGGCAGCCAGCAAGGAAGCCGACGAGGCCAAGGGAGTGAACGGGGAGGACGAAGGGAAGGGCAGTGACACGGcgaacggggagggggaggaggacacggcgaaggacggagggaaagatgTGAAAGTGGACAATAAAGACATGAACGGAGCGAGCGCCGATAGCGACGCTCAGCTCAGCTCAGAGAGTAAAGACGTTGTAGACAGTAAAAGCAAAAGCGAAtccaaagagaaagacaaagacaaggaaaagaaaagcagtcgagagaaagagaaagagcgagacagaaaATCGAAGGACTcggagaaggataaaaagaaagaaaaggagaaagagaaaagtagaagttccaaaagcagcagcagcagcaaatcggagaaggaaaagagttcgagagacagacacagaagtagcagtagcagtagtaaagacaaagataaagataggaGAGACAAGGACCGTagtaaaagcagcagcagcagtagagaCAAGAAGAGCAGcagtagagataaagagaaagaacgggagagaagcagagagaaggaaaaggagcgagagaaggagaggaagaacaaggagaagcaGGAGTCGGAGGACAAGGCCACGCTGGAGAAGGTGAAGCCTCACAGCGCCGACGGCCTGGCCAAGATCCCGAGGAAGCAGGCCAGCTTCTTGGACGCGCTGGGCTCCGCCGACTCGGAGCTCAACGAGGCCAAGAAGCCCTCGGTGAAGACGTACAAGTCGCGGGGCTTCCGCAACACCGGGCTTCTGGACGAGCCCACCAAGCTCCCGGGCGTCGCCGGCAAGAAACCAGCCGGGGCGGAGAAGAAGGGCGTCGTCGGGGGCCTGGCGGGGGGGAGTGCGCTGTCTCCTTCCGGGGGGCTGAAGAGGCCGTCGCCGCTGGACGACCTGCCCTCCTCGCAGCCCGACAAGCGCGTGAGGTCGTCCGTCTCGTCGTCGCCGCTCAACGCCGACAAGCCCGGCGGAGTCAAGCTAATTTCGCCCAAACGACGTAAGTGGAAGGAAGACGCTCGCCGCTACCTGCGCTGCTTTCAGGGTGTTGCGCATAGCTCCTTGTTTCTTAGCTGTTCCCCCTTTCTTattcaccttttcttttctttctgttcttgctTTCTTGGATTCCAATGTTTGGTCCGTAATATCAGTTATAGAAGTCATCTTGTAGGGGGTTTATGGttaaaatatgaatag